A stretch of DNA from Pongo abelii isolate AG06213 chromosome 17, NHGRI_mPonAbe1-v2.0_pri, whole genome shotgun sequence:
aaacataaatgcatGAATTCATACATACAATTGGTAAATCTAATCTTGgcccaaaaaaaaccaaaacaaaacaaaacaaaaaaaccacaacccCAAAAGCCCAAAGGAACTTTAGTTTACTACATTTCTGtatgcttagaaaaaaaatttctgaggccgggcatggtggctcatgcctgtaatcccagcactttgggaggccgaggcaggtggatcacgaggtcaggagtttgagaccagcctggccaacatggtgaaaccccatctctactgaaaatacaaaaattagccaggtgtggtggcgggtgcctgtaaacccagctacttgggaggcggaggcaggagaattgcttgaacccaggaggcggaggttgtggtgagctgagatagtgccactgcactctagcctgggtaacagagtgagactccatctcgaaaaaaaaaaaaagaaaaatttctggcCTTAGAGAGGAAGGTGAGATAGTAATCCTAGAGCATTACCTGTGACTCTCTAGTACTTCAGATGCCCCTAGTCTCAAACTGGAATGCAGCACCCTTAGTACATACTAATTTCTCTCCATAACCTATTATGGACCTATCATTATTTGATTCATTGAAACCCTTTCAGCTTGTACTACCTCTAGGGATAATGGATATAttacatagtggtgaagtctgggatttAATGTACTCATgaccaaataatgtacattgtacccatcaGGTAACTAATCATCCCTCACCAcacccccctgccccctgccacccTCCCACTCTTCCAAGTCTTCCATGTATATTATTCTATACCCTATACTTATGTGTACACATGAAATGATTATTAAAAGTATTATAAGagcatgatttttaaatgatataaaaagtataaatgcttattgtaaaaattcaaacaaaacaaaaacgtgtAAATAAGAAAAGTCCAAGTCTCCCCTCGTAGGtgaattttctatgtatataGATATGGTGATAgtatgggagtgtgtgtgtgtgtatagttctgCATACATAGAATTATACTGTTCTTGGCataacctgctttttttttcaactgaGCAATGTATACAAACAATATATTGCAGCTTTTCCAAATCCAGTAAATATACCTATGTCTTCATTTTTAGAGAATGCTCAATATTCCACTCCTCTGTGGATGACATATTCCCCTATAACTTCCTTGTTCCCAAGGGAAAGGGAACTCAGGCATTTTTGTGTCTTCATTTGAGAGCTTCCTCATACCTTTGATAATTGTGGTTGCCATTCCTTCTCCCTTTGAAATCAGGTTTCTTGAAAAATGAAGTATTTGTCTCCTTGAAGCTGTGATAACTGTAGGAAGCAGTTTTTCACTTAATTTGCCTCGCTTCGAGTTCACAGGTTGTTTTGGTGTTCAGTTTGGCTTTGTTTTAGAGTGGATAGGGAAAGGGCCCGGAAAGTCCGATGTTGGTAGTTTTTAGGCCACTGGGGGATCTGGACTCAGTGACTgctatagttctttttttttttttttttgtttgagatgaagtttcacttttgttgcccaggctggagtgcaatggcgtgatctcggctcaccacaacctccacctcctgggttcaagcgattcttctgcctcagccacctgagtagctgggattacaggcatgcgccatcacacccagctaattttgtatttttagtagagacagggtttctccatgttgatcagactggtctcaaactcccgacctcaggtgatccacccacctcagcctcccaaagtgttgtgattacaggcatgagccatcttgcCCGGCCCTATTGCTGTAATTCTTTTGTCTGCAGAGTCCTCAGGTCACACATGGAGGTGACTTGGCAACCCGCACAGGGAGACGGGGGAAATGAGGAATTCAGGCagtaaaaaaacagcaaaaaggaGCATATCGAGGAAACTTCTAGAGTGCCTCCTGGGGATTTGCAAGGTCCACAATCAGCCTGTGCCAATCTATTGTTCTCTGTTGCTGGCTGGGCTTGGATGTAGTAATTCTGGGAAGACTTGCTTGGAGAACACTTGATGTTATAGAACAAATCACATTACAGTAAACTATTCCTGTTCTTTTATGGTATCAATAAACTGTTTCTGTACTTTTATAGCATCAAACGTTTAAAATAGGTGGGCCTTGAGCAAAGGGCCAGAAGCCTCTTTTGTACTAgaaatgtgttaatttttgttgttacttttgAAATGTCATGTGGTGTGTCTCAGAAAATGCTGATGTGGCATCCTGCCATATTCCAGCAATAAATTCAGTTTACCATTGGCTAAACCAAATTAAAACGTAAGCCAATATGCACTGAAAAAGCTGTTGTGTTAGTTCAGACTGAAAGGAAGAATGGACCCAAGTACCCTTACATAATAGCTTAGGGGATCGGTCCTCCTGCATTCTGGCATCTGTTGCCCACCTTCCTTCTTAGTTCCTCATCTTTTTCCCTCTCctacctcccttctccctcctccttttcccctcccttcctcacccttcttcctttttctccatcttcTTCAACCTCACCCAGACAAGCAGGCCGTGACTTGATTGGTTAATCACTGTCCAGTATAGGGAGTCCTTAAAAGGCAGTTTTGGGTTCAGGCACTGGTCCAGTCCGTTGGAGCCAGTGGAACATTTTGTTTTCCTGGAATATATGTTTGCTTTTCTCAGAGGGAGCAGTAGGGGGCAATGTAATTGCTAGATGCTTTTGATACTTGAGGCCTATCTATTTAATAGTTAAGTGAATTATTTTGGTACACTTgtatattttacttgtttttttttttttttttgagacagttttgctcttgttgcccaggctggagtgcaatggcacaatcttggctcaccgcaacctccgcctcccgggttcaagtaattctgctgcctcagcctcctgagtagctgggattacaggcatgcgccaccacgaccggctaattttgtattttttttagaagagatagggtttctccatgttggtcaggctggtctcaaactcccgacctcaggtgatcctcctgcctcggcctcccaaagtgctgggattacaggcgttgagccaccgtgcctggcctacttgtTTTTTTATGTGAcacaaaatgtatgaaaatacTCTGAAAGCTGTAAAACTATGTAATATGAAGATATCTTATGAAAAATGTTATATCTTATTGAAACCATCTAGTGGGGCTAGgcaccgtaatcccagcactttgggaggccaaggtgggataattgcttaaggccaggagtttgagaccagcctggacaacatagcaagaccccatttctacaaaattaaaaaaaaaaaaaaaaagccaggcatagtggtagggtctgtagtcctagctacttgggaggctgaggcagtaggatcacttgagtccaggaggtcaaggctgcagtgagctatgatcacaccattgcactccagcctggatgacagagcaagacctgtctctttaaaaaaaaaaactattaaaaacaaacaaacaatcaaaaaaccATCTGGTGAAATAAAGCCTGTCTTCCTGTTTTTGGAATCATGtagtaaaatgtaaatgaataagtTTATGATAAGTAGaacttttaaattcaatttactatttttaatgtaaattgttAGGCTTGTTTCAAATAGCTTTGTATGGGTTTTTAGTTAATGAAAAATTTCCAAACGTATTTCTCTATCTCAATCAAAAGGGAGAATTACCAAGATCTTCATCACACACCTTCATGGAGACCATTTCTTTGGCCTTCCTGGGCTCCTCTGCACAATCAGCCTGCAGAGTGGCTCCATGGTGTCCAAACAGCCTATTGAAATCTATGGCCCTGTAGGGCTTCGGGACTTTATCTGGAGAGCCATGGAACTCTCTCACACAGAGCTGGTCTTCCATTATGTGGTTCATGAACTGGTTCCTACAGCGGATCAATGTCCTGCAGAAGAACTAAAAGAATTTGTGCATGTGAATAGAGCAGACAGTCCTCCCAAAGAGGAACAAGGAAGAACTATCCTGTTAGACTCAGAAGAAAACTCATACCTTCTGTTTGATGATGAACAGTTTGTTGTAAAAGCATTTCGCCTCTTTCACAGAATTCCCTCATTTGGGTTTTCAGTCGTGGAAAAGAAACGCCCAGGTAAACTCAATGCACAGAAACTTAAAGACCTTggtaagtgttttttttgttttttgttttttcccccctTCTCATCAATAGGGCACCTGTTGACTGAAGCTATAAGAAGTGTCATAgtaaggccaggagtggtggctcacacctgtaatcctagcactttgggaggccgaggtgggaggatcacttgagttcgggagttcaagaccagcctgggcaacatggcggaaccccatctctactaaaaagacaaaaagtaactgggtgtggtggcatgtgcctgtagtcccagctccttggggggctgaggcaggaggatcacttgaacccaggaggtcaaggctgcagtaagccaagatggcgttactatactccagcttgggtgacaaagcgagactctgtctcaaaaaaaaaaaagtgtcatagTAAGCTTCGACTCCTCTATCCCAGGCCTAAAACTGACATTTTCTCCACTTAGTCCCTTTGCCCAAAGTTTGCTTATGAAGGAAAATCCATGGGGCGAAAAAATGCTATTTAGAGCAAAAGCCAAGTATACATTTGAATCCTGTCTTCAGCTCCCTGGATCCACATTCTTAGTCTGTCTTCACCTTATACTATCTTGGTTGGCAAGGTGATttgggtggtagtggtggtggttttAGGTCCAGgctttattttttcatgtcttcCCTTTGATATGTGTTTTTGATGACATCTTTGGTCTGAGAATTTTTGCCATCATTCTTAACCTTACAACTGCAACCATATGCTTTCAGAGTTTCCTTCTGTATCTACTTTGCTTACTGATTTAACCTTGATTAAATTAATTTGGTATTCAAAACCCTGTGCCTCAACCAGTTTTATATATCAGGGTTCATCATAGTTGAAAGCAAGCATACAGAGGTGGGCTTGGGGCCCATCTAAGGCTTCACACCTCCTCCATGCTAAGCGCTAAGCCAGCATGCATGAGGGGATCTTTTCAGCACCTCTTGCAAGGTAGAGTCCAGGTACATTATATCTCCAGTGTCACTGCCTCCACAGGCATGCTGTGGCAGTGCCTGTAAAAAGCACGGTggcattttgtgtgtgttgtttttttatttatgtgatcTCTTCCTCAACTAAAACAAAATGCTAGATAATGAGGAAAAGTGACTTAGGCCAAGGGTATTTTTATTACCTGAAAGCCTGTGGAAAGACTATTATATTTGGAAACTTTAAACATGATCTGTGTTGGAATTGGTGGTCATACTATACTAGTTTGTAAGTATTGTCCATAGTGATGATCAggtcttattttaaattaatatgagATTTAAGCCCACTTTGATAAATGTGGAACTGCCCCTGTCTGCCAAGAAGACTAATAATGTACAATTGCCTGAAAAAATGCTCCTTGATCTTGTAATACAAGCAATCCTGCtaacaatttttttattaagTTACTTTGTAGGTACTTGTTTTGACTAGGTGttgattatatcttttttttttttttttttgaggcagtctcactctgttgtccaggctggagtgcagtggtgtgatctcagctcgctcactgcaacttctgccccctgggttaaagcaattcttgtgccttggcctcccatatagctgggactacaggtgtgcaccactacgcctgcctcggcctcgcaaaatgctaggattacaggcatgagccagtgcacccagcctgACTATATCACTACTTAAATGCACTCTCAAATTTTACCCAAAGGTGAGCTTATTAAATAAAGCACTCTCAAAAACTGTTGTTTCTGTGCACAGCAGAGAATCAAGAATGTTATAGTGACTACAATAAGGTCCTAGTGATACTTAGGAGACTAAAACTTGTCTGACATGTATGCATGGGAAATGTTTTAAGTACTAAGGCATTGCTAATATCAATCaacactgaaattttaaaaatgtataaatccaGTTTTCCACAAGTAGTAAAACATTTATAACAATTATGGATGCCTTTTCCATTAGCTATTTGCAATGCTGTTAAAATAGACTCTTGAAAAGTCATAAATTCCATTCCTATGATGTAATGTTATCTGCCTTCATCATTAGGTGTTCCACCAGGTCCTGCCTATGGGAAGCTGAAAAATGGAATTTCTGTTGTTCTGGAAAATGGGGTTACAATTTCTCCCCAAGATGTCTTAAAAAAGCCTATTGTTGGAAGAAAAATCTGCATATTGGGTGACTGCTCTGGGGTTGTGGGTGATGGAGGAGTAAAGCTGTGCTTTGAAGCAGACCTGTTGATCCACGAAGCGACCCTGGATGATGCCCAGATGGACAAAGCAAAGGAGCACGGCCACAGCACACCACAGATGGCAGCGACATTTGCAAAGTTGTGCCGTGCAAAGAGGCTGGTTCTGACTCACTTCAGTCAGAGGTACAAACCAGTTGCCTTGGCCAGAGAAGGAGAAACAGATGGCATTGCAGAACTAAAAAAGCAAGCTGAATCAGTGTTAGATCTCCAAGAAGTGACTCTAGCAGAAGATTTTATGGTGATAAGCATTCCAATCAAGAAATGAAACCAGTGTTCCTGAGTGCACACTGACAtgtctgtgaatatgttactgaACCTATAGTccagtttttttatttcttgttttagtCTGAAATTATTTGGGCCCTAATAATCCTAAAAAGAATGGAGCTGCATTGATGAATTGGCTCAGTATTTAAAGAGAGCAAGCTTTTTGATAATAAatctttttaagagaaaaaaacccCAGCATCCTTTTTGAAGTCCAGATTTGTCAAAATGATAGACTATTCAGTTATACGTCTTATTTTGTGCTACTACCACAGATAGCCAATATTCCATGCAGTTCTGGGCTTAGCTTCTGCCCAGCTTTATTGCTGCTATTGGCAAAGAGCGCAGGACTTAGCCCTCGTGGCTAAAAATGGTATTTTGGCAGTTTGTATTGAATCTGTTTGTGTTATTAACAGAAGAGGGAGAAATGTCATGAGACGTTGGACAGGCACGATTGATGATAGCATGACCATAGCTTTGCTGGAATACTGAATGCAGGGTTTGGCTAGgtgtttattttaacattttattaaactttCTATTTGGCTCTTAACCCATGGTTCTCAGCTGGGGTGACACTGGTCCTCTAGAAGCAGGTTTGAAATTATGGGTATGTTTTCTTGTCACAGTGACTGAGTgcggtggtggtagtggtggtactACTACTACTGGTATTTAGTCAGCAGGGATCAGGGATGTTAGCTGTCCTGCAAAGTTTTGGTCAGTCGTATACAATAAAGAATCATCTCACCCCAAAATGCAAATTGCAGGCCCATTGAGATACACAGCAAGTTAGTTTACACTCTTGATGTGAATATAGTTTACCAAAATTAGTGACATAATGAGTCGAATTACTAGGTAAGTCAAATCCTAAAGAGTGAATGTGTTAGAATTGCAGTGTCATACCAAATAACATTCAAAAGAAATGAGCCATCGAGTGAAGCTTGGGAACCTGGAGGTAAACAATGCTTATCTGTTAAACTGAAGTTTCATTTACGTGTCCCTATTAATAAACATTATTTGCCCCACAATGTTTCTTAAAACATGCTCCATGGAAAGCTAGTCTTGAGTGCTGATTCACTCAGAGGGGCTCCTCAGTCAAATCAGTTTGGGAAACACATTATTGCTGTCTGTCCTTCTAGGAGTGGTGTAGTATCCATCAACATATTAAAAACAGTATTGCTTCAAATGATCATAAACCAGTGTTTGATGCCAGAAAGACCTGATCCCAGAGTCCCATTCTCTGACATGTGGTGGTACCTCTGTGTGGTCTGGAGCTGGTAACCCACTCTCTGAGTTTCTTCAGCTTGTTCATttcaaaaatgggaaaaacagtAAGACCCATGTCATAGATTGTTAAACAAGACAACATATATAAGGAGCATAGCACATTGCTTGAAGGTGTTGAGAAATCCTGCAGTACAGAGGCCTGTCAGCTCTGTTGAAGCCCTTTCTCAGTCCTATTTCACCAGGTACTACCTGTTAACATCTCAGGAACCTAGAGAGCTTTACAGCACACATATTTAGAAACACTGTTGTAGTACGTACTGTTCAATTCCTCTGGGTTCTGGGGCTTCTCTGGCCAAAATTTTTGACTCCCGGCTAGTTGTGGAGACTCCAAAGTAGTGATGATTGgctaggggcagtggctcatgcctgtaatcccagcattcggaggccaaggcaggcggattgcttgagcccaggagttccagaccagcctgcacaacatggtgaaaccccatcattacaaaaaatacaaaacttagccaggcatggtggtgtgcctgtggtctcagctactcaggaggccaaggtgggagcctggggaggttgaggctgcagtaagccatgatcatgctattgcactccagcctgagcaacagagcaagaccctctctcaaaaaaaaaaaaaaaaaaaacaaaacaatgatcaAGATAGGTCTGATTACTTAAGATACGATCATTCTGATGCAGTCTCTAGAATGGTCTGTCTTACTGTAGACTCTGCCCCCAAAAAGTGCCACATTTTGATCATGCATAAAGCATGCCATGGTTTCTAAATTCAATTCAAATAAGCACTAATTAGACATCTAATGTACCTAAACTTGTGCAAGAGACTAGGACTCTAGGACTAGAATGGCTCAGATGAGTATCTCTAATGCATGAATCCCCTGAGGATAGAGATTATGTCTTAGTCACTGCCACATCCTTAGAAATGTCCACCTagagctgagtgcagtggtgtgtgcctgtagtgccagctactcaggaggctgaggtgagaggatcacttgagcccaggggttcaagtccATagagacatagcaagactccatcttggccaggggcagtggttcatgcctgtaatcccaacacttggggaggccaaggtggatggattgcttgaggtcaggagtttgagaccagcctgggcaacgtggctaaacccccgtctctactaaaattacaaagattagctgggtgtggtggtgcatagtAATGAAACTAGCCCATTTCATTACTGAACTTACCAGAAAGAATTTAAACCACCTGTTTGGGGGTGCCCCATTCACTGAGTACTAAGTAAGTGCCAGACTTTATTGTGTTGGTAGTACATAAATGAATAGACAAATGGCAAAATTCCAGCCCTAAGCACACAGCCTAGTGAAAGAGATCAGTAGATAAAAGTAAATCTGTAGTTGCTTCACATGTTCTAACCTTGTATCCTGGGCACTCGAATTTTGCTGTTCCTGAGCATTACTTGGTAGCTGACTTGAGCCATGCCCTTAGAATCAGGCTCTATAAATACATATGGGCTAAGCCCTCAGAGGCCATGGGAATGTGGAAACGATATGTTGGGTCAAGTGTAGAGTATCAGTCCATGATGAGAACTTTTTCTAGACCCTCTTCTGGGCTAGAATTTGTTTTCAGTGATAGGGACATTCTAAGAATTTGTGGAGCTAGAATTAAGAAAGAAGTTTATATTGGACTTCTCAGAACCTGTAATCTACCCAAGAATTTGACTCTTAAGTGGGGAGGGTGACCATAATATGTATTGTGTCCCAAATTTGTTTGATTACTGAATCCTCTTTTTGCCAAGGAACATCTTGGAACTTTAGAAATGCCATTCTCCATATGTTGcaaaattattctatttatattttttacctGCACAGTTTATTGAGGTAATGATTTCCATGTCTACACTTAATGTATTACTTCCTTTGTCCTAAACTGACTCAATTGTAAGGAATTCATAGATACCTacttattttagattttattttattattattattatttgagacagagtcttgttctgtagtttagattttaaaaaatgctcacttgCGGCCAAGCACCAtggttcacctgtaatcccagcactgtgggaggccgaggtgggcggatcacttgaggtcaggagttcgagaccagcctggccaacatggtgaaaccccatctctacaaaaattagctgggcatggtggcaggcacctataatcccagctacttgggaggttgaggcaggagaatcgcttgaacctaggaggcggaggttgtagtgagccgagatcacaccactgcactgcctgggtgaaagagcaagactctgtctcaagaaaaaagaagtgcACGTTCTAATTCTCCAAAGTTGTTTACACTTGCCCAGATAGACGCTAAATCAGCTCTGTTTAATACTCATGCCTCATTAATGCACTTTTAATGAACTTTGAATTATAAAAGCAGCATATGCTTGGTagagaatttttttaagatgCAATAAAAGAAGATAATTATTCATAATTCCTTCACCCACAGAGAGCTGTTATTTCTGATCCAGTGGTCCCCAAACTGAGGGGTGGGTGAGAATTACTCAGGGTGTGTAGGTAGACAGCGATCCTTAGGCTCTGTTTTCAAAGACTTAGGCTCTGTTTTCAAACGTCTAGGGTAAtacccaagaatttgcatttttaataagccCCTAAGGTGATTCTGAGGTATATGAGTGGCAGGCCATATTGGGAGAAAAAAACTGTCTATTCTATGCGTTTTAAAAGTTTTGCGTGTGTTTAGATATTTTGTATGTGCTTCTAcctatgtttgtatgtgtgtatattatacacATGTACACCTGTATATTTTTAC
This window harbors:
- the ELAC1 gene encoding zinc phosphodiesterase ELAC protein 1, producing the protein MSMDVTFLGTGAAYPSPTRGASAVVLRCEGECWLFDCGEGTQTQLMKSQLKAGRITKIFITHLHGDHFFGLPGLLCTISLQSGSMVSKQPIEIYGPVGLRDFIWRAMELSHTELVFHYVVHELVPTADQCPAEELKEFVHVNRADSPPKEEQGRTILLDSEENSYLLFDDEQFVVKAFRLFHRIPSFGFSVVEKKRPGKLNAQKLKDLGVPPGPAYGKLKNGISVVLENGVTISPQDVLKKPIVGRKICILGDCSGVVGDGGVKLCFEADLLIHEATLDDAQMDKAKEHGHSTPQMAATFAKLCRAKRLVLTHFSQRYKPVALAREGETDGIAELKKQAESVLDLQEVTLAEDFMVISIPIKK